The DNA window CATACAGGTGTAACTTCATCACCTCATGTGTGCTGCACAACAGAGACTTGCCGAAAGATATACAACGCTATGGACTCACCAGCTCCCGCTTTCTcatgttgtgctatttacaaacaaacacgtgactggctcaactgttcatAATGTGAGGGGTGGAATGAAAAAGGCAATCTGCTTtgtctcctaacgtattgcacaagttgactgtaGGTATTAACTTAAAAAGTTGCTAgaaatattcaaatgtattgaaCAACCTCAAAGGAGTAGttttgacggtattgaaaaaccatcctgttttttcccccccaaatACCCCAGTATATCGTGTATAGCCTAAGCCTAGACATATTGGGTTGGttgaaatgtttttatatattttttgaactGTGAAAATAGTTTTGCGTGAACACACTCCGTTGCCCTTGCTTGCAGACAGCGAGTCGTGTACAACTGATGATCAGAATGATCGGTATTCCAACTGTAATCCCATCCTGGTGTTTGGTTTGATTACAACTGTTCTTCCCGTGTTCCACCCCACTGACTGCAGAGCTACACCAGACCAGCACAGCACTCGTCAGGCTTTCTCTATGGCCCAGAGTGCAACAGGGTCTGCCACAAGTTCAGCCCAGTTAAAGCTTTGTTCTGAGGTGGAGGGAAAGGATTTCACAGTAAACAAGCTGAGGAGTTTTAATGATACACTTCCCATTGTCCTCAACTCCTTGTGTGGGTGTTTCTTTAGACTGGGACTGGTAAACAGTCAGTACGCTGTGACTCTGGTCCCATTTTGGCCATGGTTTGgcttggcaggcaggcagggcctCCCCAACAGCAGCTGTCTAAGCAGTACCAGTAAAGCGGGACAGCACTGTCAGCACAGACAGGAACGCCCCACAGACACACCCCCACACTGTCAGCTCTGCTCTGCCCTCTCAGCGTTTTATTAATGACTCTAGGACTGCAATCTGGAATGTATTGGCAGCTTCACTATTCTGTTGTGTCGATGTCCCAAGTCTGGAATAAAGTTAATCTGTGTTCATGTTGTCATCTTGCAGTTTTATGTGTGTTTTGGTCATTTGTCCATTTTAAAAACATGAAGGGTTTATGCTTGCTTTACCCAGGGGTAGAGTTAGAGGAGTTTGGACTAAGACCTGTTGATGTGTATGGTAATGAGCGCTGCGTACATTTCTCGCTACAAATAAAACCTGTATGTATTGTGTTCTTTCAAAGGAAAACATCTGCTCACCATTTGAGGCTCATATGCTTCAAGTGAAGTGTTCCTGAGAGCTAAGTAGTTCTGTTCCGTGTTTCAGACATAGTTCTGAGCAGTTGTTTTCTCCTGTCTTCCAGAGGCCTTAAGGGGTTCTATATTTTCTGTGTTTCAGTTCTTAGCAGTTCTGTTCTGGGTTTCAGTAAAGGTTCTAACCATTACTATTTCTCCTGTTGTTTTTCAGAGGAGGTCGACTACAGCAGCTATGGGACTCACTCGCTGACCCGAAAGAAGAAGGCTGTGGTGGCGCTGCGGAACGACGTCAACAGGAAGCGACCTCACATCCGCATTGGCATGCCGCAGGACTTCCGGCCAGTCTCCTCCATCATCGATGTGGACATCTTGCCAGAGTCCCACCGCCGCGTTCGTCTCTACCGCCATGGTTCTGACAAACCCCTGGGGTTCTACATCCGGGATGGGACAAGCGTACGCGTGACGCCCCATGGCCTGGAGAAGGTGCCTGGGATTTTTATCTCCCGCATGGTGCCTGGGGGCCTGGCTGAGAGCACGGGCCTGCTGGCCGTCAATGACGAGGTCCTGGAGGTCAACGGCATTGAGGTGACTGGGAAGACGCTAGACCAGGTAACGGACATGATGATCGCCAACAGTCACAACCTGATTGTCACAGTGAAGCCGGTGAACCAGCGGAACAATGTGGTGCGAGCCAGCCGGATCTCCGGCAGCTCCGGTCAGTCGTCAGACAGCAGCGGTTCCACCGGCTACCCCAGCCTGTCCACCGCAGCAATGGCGACCGGTGCCCACGGCTACCCCGACGAGCTGGAAAGCGATGAGGAGTCCGACATCGTCATCGAGAGCAGCCTCAAGCGGCCGTCGAGGCGCTCCAGCGCGTCAATGGTGTCCGTGGCTTCAAGAACGTCACGCTCCCATACCCAAGCCCCTCCCCAGGCCCCCGTGGAACCCACCAACCCCCCGATCCGACCCCTCTCTGTggtttccacctcctcctcccactcccaGCCCTCCTCCCACTCCCAGCCCTCCTCCCACTCCCAGCCCAGCCTCAATGGCCTCTCCCACCACGGCAGCCTCAGCTACATGCTGCACAGGGACCTGAACCTCCAGCACCCCCAGTTACAGACCCCCCAGCATCACCAAACCCAGCACCACAGCAGCAACCCAGCCCTCCGGGAGAGCAACAGCAGCCTGCACAAAATCCTCAGCACCATGAGGACGGACCCTCGACACAGCCTGGCCCTGCCccggggaggggtggaagaggatGGCACCGTCATCACCCTataatacacacacctacactaataatacacacacacattggacgtGAGCTGGAGCATCCCCTGCCCGGTATACCCACCATGAGAATGAACGTTGTTCCTCAAACCTCCTACTaattttgttacattttttataaaacaaATAAGGActgtttattctgtgttgtttgaGTTTTAAGGTTTCCTATGTCTTGTAAATGAGCATTTTAGGCCACTAATGTGTAGGCCTGATGGGATTCACCTGCTATCCTTTAGTGGCCACTTTTAATCTGAACCTCTATCTCCTTTTTGGGACCAACTTTGAGCTTTTGTTTTTAAGAACAATTCTATGTTTCTGTACAATGCTGCCTGTCTACTGATTCTCTATCTCTGTATTTTACCTGTGTATTCACAGATGATTTGTCTTCTCCAATAAATTATTCTAAGC is part of the Salmo trutta chromosome 34, fSalTru1.1, whole genome shotgun sequence genome and encodes:
- the LOC115173713 gene encoding partitioning defective 6 homolog gamma → MNRSFNKSQSSLQYFDCIAVEVKSKYGAEFRRFSVDRVKPGKFEDFYKLIVHVHRIANMEVMIGYADIHGDLLPINNDDNFCKAVSTAHPLLRVFIQRQEEVDYSSYGTHSLTRKKKAVVALRNDVNRKRPHIRIGMPQDFRPVSSIIDVDILPESHRRVRLYRHGSDKPLGFYIRDGTSVRVTPHGLEKVPGIFISRMVPGGLAESTGLLAVNDEVLEVNGIEVTGKTLDQVTDMMIANSHNLIVTVKPVNQRNNVVRASRISGSSGQSSDSSGSTGYPSLSTAAMATGAHGYPDELESDEESDIVIESSLKRPSRRSSASMVSVASRTSRSHTQAPPQAPVEPTNPPIRPLSVVSTSSSHSQPSSHSQPSSHSQPSLNGLSHHGSLSYMLHRDLNLQHPQLQTPQHHQTQHHSSNPALRESNSSLHKILSTMRTDPRHSLALPRGGVEEDGTVITL